A single genomic interval of Armigeres subalbatus isolate Guangzhou_Male chromosome 1, GZ_Asu_2, whole genome shotgun sequence harbors:
- the LOC134207153 gene encoding cytochrome P450 4c3: LPEIFNRIISIRKLYGRQQGFSRAWNGPMPYVMISKASAVEPILGSPRHIEKSHDYEFLKPWLGTGLLTSQGKKWHPRRKILTPAFHFKILDDFVDIFQEQSAVLVQRLEQELGNEEGFNCFPYVTLCALDVVCETAMGRLIHAQKNSDSEYVKAVYQIGAIVQNRQQKIWLQPDFIFKRTEDYRNHQRCLSILHEFSNRVIRERKEEIQRQKLTNNNYKSAEAATSVDGNNNAEEFGRKKRLAFLDLLIEASQDGTVLSNEDIREEVDTFMFEGHDTTSAAISWILLLLGAEPAIQDRIVEEIDHIMGGDRDRFPTMKELNDMKYLECCIKEGLRLYPSVPLIARKLVEDVQIEDYTIPAGTTAMIVVYQLHRDPAVFPNPDRFNPDHFLPENCRGRHPYAYIPFSAGPRNCIGQKFAVLEEKSIISAVLRKYRIEAVDRRENLTLLGELILRPKDGLRIKISRRE; this comes from the exons CCCATTCTCGGCAGTCCACGACACATCGAAAAAAGTCACGACTACGAATTCCTGAAACCATGGCTTGGCACCGGCCTACTCACCAGCCAGGGCAAAAAGTGGCATCCCCGAAGAAAAATTCTAACGCCTGCTTTCCACTTCAAAATCCTCGATGACTTCGTGGACATCTTCCAGGAGCAGAGTGCCGTGCTGGTTCAACGCCTGGAGCAGGAACTGGGCAACGAAGAGGGGTTCAACTGTTTTCCGTATGTGACCCTGTGCGCCCTGGATGTCGTTTGCG AAACTGCGATGGGACGCCTCATACACGCTCAGAAGAACTCCGACTCGGAATATGTAAAAGCTGTTTATCA AATCGGCGCTATCGTTCAGAATCGCCAGCAGAAGATCTGGCTGCAGCCAGATTTCATTTTCAAGCGTACCGAAGACTACCGGAACCACCAGCGATGCCTGTCAATCTTGCATGAGTTCTCCAACCGGGTGATCCGAGAGCGCAAGGAAGAGATCCAGAGGCAGAAGCTTACCAACAACAACTACAAGTCGGCAGAGGCAGCAACTAGTGTCGACGGAAACAACAACGCCGAAGAGTTCGGTCGCAAAAAGCGGTTGGCATTCTTGGATCTGTTAATCGAAGCATCGCAGGATGGAACCGTCCTCTCCAACGAGGACATTCGCGAAGAGGTGGACACGTTCATGTTCGAAGGTCACGACACAACGTCGGCAGCCATCTCGTGGATCTTGCTGTTGCTGGGTGCGGAACCAGCGATCCAGGATCGCATCGTCGAAGAGATCGATCATATCATGGGCGGCGATCGGGATCGGTTCCCCACGATGAAGGAGCTGAACGACATGAAGTACCTGGAGTGTTGCATCAAGGAAGGCCTCCGGCTGTACCCGAGTGTTCCGTTGATTGCCCGCAAGCTGGTCGAGGACGTCCAGATCGAGGACTACACCATCCCTGCCGGCACGACAGCGATGATTGTGGTCTACCAGCTGCATCGGGACCCGGCCGTTTTCCCCAATCCGGATAGGTTCAACCCGGACCACTTTTTGCCGGAGAATTGCCGCGGACGGCACCCGTACGCGTACATCCCGTTCAGCGCCGGTCCACGGAACTGTATTGGGCAGAAGTTTGCCGTGCTAGAGGAGAAATCGATTATTTCGGCAGTGCTGCGGAAGTACCGGATCGAGGCGGTAGACCGGCGGGAAAATTTGACGCTGCTGGGTGAGCTTATTCTGCGGCCCAAGGATGGCTTACGGATAAAGATCAGTCGGCGGGAGTGA
- the LOC134206132 gene encoding cytoplasmic FMR1-interacting protein, with protein sequence MAQEKITLADALSNVEVLDELPLPDEQPCIEAQPCSVVYQANFDTNFEDRNGFVTGIAKYIEEATTHANLNQLLDEGQKHAVMLYTWRCCSRAIPQPKSNEQPNRVEIYEKTVEVLAPEVKKLLNFMYFQRKAIEAFSGEVKRLCHTEKRKDFVSEAYLLTLGKFINMFAVLDELKNMKSSVKNDYSTYRRAAQFLKVMSDSHTLQESQNLSMFLATQNKIRDTVKDTLEKIMGYEELLSDVVNICVHMYESKMYMTPEEKHMLVKVMGFGLFLMDSEICNINKLDQKKKLRLDRIDRIFKNLEVVPLFGDMQIAPFNYIKRSKHFDPSKWPLSSSQAISPQADLMVHLPTIREDHVKYISELSRYSNEVTTTYKDNATDAENKATADLALRGLQLLSEWTSVVTELYSWKLLHPTDHHQNKECPVEAEEYERATRYNYSDDEKFALIEVIAMIKGLQVLMARIETVLCEAIRRSIYAELQDFVQLMLREPLRKAVKNKKDLIRSIVMSVRETCADWQKGTEPAHDPALKGKKDPDGGFQISVPRLNVGPSSTQLYMVRTMLESLIADKSGGKRTLRKDIDGSCLLQIDAFHKLSFYWTFLLSFSETLQKCCDLSQLWYREFYLEMTMGRKVNKCTVRHQHNEECNDLITMEKRIQFPIEMSMPWILTDHILRTKEPSMMEYVLYPLDLYNDSALYALTIFRKQFLYDEVEAEVNLCFDQFVYKLSEQVFAHYKQLAGSIYLDKRFRVECEVLGINFQSHPRNNRYETLLKQRHVQLLGRSIDLNKLITQRINADMQKSLELAICRFEASDITGVVELEALLAVNKLCHKLLSRFLALDDFDAMLKEANHNVLAPYGRITLHVFVELNYDFLSNYCYNAATNRFVRNKLQIPFSGAITREKAPVMSHYYLWGSKPLNAAFSTQYGQYTGFVGSFHFHAMCRLLGYQGIAVVMDIILKDIVKPLIQGNLLQFTKTLMSAMPKSCKLPRCDYGSPGVLSYYQAHLVDIVQYPDAKTELFQLFRELGNSLLFCLLIEQALSQEEVCDLLHAAPFQNILPRPYCKEGEKPETKQKRLETKYASLQIVPNIEKLGTAKQAMIAREGDLLTRERLCCGLSIFEVILGRVKSFLDDPVWAGPPPVNGVMHIDECSEFHRLWSALQFVYCIPVAGTEYTVEELFGEGLHWAGCAIIMLLNQQRKFEALDFCYHILRVQRVDGKDDTVKGINLKRMVDRIRRFQVLNSQIFAILNKYLKSNDVEGSNVEHVRCFPPPPHPTMVPSHYHDPNKLRAQ encoded by the exons ATGGCGCAGGAGAAGATTACCCTGGCCGATGCACTTTCCAACGTGGAAGTGTTGGATGAGTTGCCCTTGCCGGATGAACAACCCTGTATCGAAGCGCAGCCCTGTTCGGTGGTCTACCAGGCCAATTTTGACACGAATTTTGAAGATCGAAATGGCTTCGTCACCGGAATTGCGAAGTATATCGAGGAAGCAACTACTCATGCAAATTTG AATCAACTGTTGGACGAAGGTCAGAAGCATGCCGTCATGTTGTACACTTGGAGATGTTGTTCTCGGGCGATTCCGCAGCCCAAGTCCAACGAACAACCGAACCGTGTGGAGATTTACGAAAAGACAGTGGAGGTGCTGGCGCCGGAGGTCAAAAAGCTGCTCAACTTCATGTACTTCCAACGTAAGGCAATCGAAGCGTTTTCCGGTGAGGTCAAACGACTGTGCCACACCGAAAAGCGTAAGGATTTCGTTTCCGAGGCGTACCTCCTAACGCTGGGCAAATTCATCAACATGTTTGCCGTGCTGGACGAgctgaaaaatatgaaatcgAGTGTCAAAAACGATTACAGTACCTACCGGCGTGCGGCTCAGTTTCTGAAGGTGATGAGCGATTCTCACACCTTGCAGGAGTCGCAAAATCTGTCCATGTTTTTGGCCACGCAGAACAAGATACGGGACACCGTCAAAGACACGTTGGAGAAGATTATGGGCTATGAAGAGCTGCTCTCGGATGTTGTGAACATTTGCGTGCATATGTACGAATCGAAGATGTATATGACCCCAGAGGAGAAGCATATGCTTGTTAAGGTCATGGGTTTCGGATTGTTTCTGATGGATTCGGAGATTTGCAACATCAATAAGCTGGATCAGAAGAAGAAACTGCGACTGGACAGAATCGATAGGATTTTCAAAAACTTGGAGGTAGTTCCACTGTTTGGTGATATGCAAATTGCCCCTTTCAACTACATTAAGCGGAGCAAGCACTTTGATCCGAGCAAGTGGCCACTGTCCAGCTCGCAGGCGATCAGTCCGCAGGCAGACTTGATGGTGCATTTGCCCACGATTCGGGAGGACCACGTGAAGTACATATCGGAGCTGTCGCGCTACAGCAACGAAGTCACGACGACCTATAAG GACAACGCAACCGATGCGGAAAACAAGGCTACGGCCGATCTTGCCCTGCGCGGCCTCCAACTACTCTCCGAGTGGACATCGGTCGTTACGGAGCTGTATTCGTGGAAGCTGCTGCATCCAACCGATCATCACCAAAACAAGGAATGCCCAGTGGAAGCCGAAGAGTACGAACGGGCCACCCGCTACAATTATTCCGACGACGAGAAGTTCGCCCTCATTGAGGTGATCGCCATGATCAAGGGCCTCCAGGTGTTGATGGCTCGCATCGAAACCGTTCTGTGCGAAGCGATTCGTCGCAGCATCTACGCCGAACTGCAAGATTTCGTACAGCTGATGTTGCGCGAACCGCTGAGAAAAGCGGTCAAGAACAAGAAAGACTTGATCCGATCGATCGTGATGTCGGTCCGAGAGACGTGCGCCGATTGGCAGAAGGGAACTGAACCGGCACATGATCCGGCACTCAAGGGTAAGAAAGATCCGGATGGAGGGTTCCAAATCAGTGTACCACGACTGAACGTGGGCCCATCGTCAACTCAGCTGTACATGGTACGGACCATGTTGGAGTCTTTGATTGCCGATAAATCTGGAGGCAAGCGGACTCTGCGGAAGGATATTGATGGATCTTGCTTGCTGCAGATTGATGCTTTCCACAAGCTCTCGTTTTACTGGACGTTCTTGTTAAGCTTCAGCGAGACTTTACAGAAATGTTGCGACTTGTCACAGTTGTGGTACCGCGAGTTCTATCTAGAAATGACAATGGGACGCAAAGTCAAC AAATGTACCGTTCGTCACCAGCACAACGAGGAATGCAATGACCTCATAACGATGGAGAAGCGAATTCAATTCCCCATCGAGATGTCGATGCCCTGGATCCTGACCGATCACATCCTCCGCACGAAGGAACCTTCGATGATGGAGTACGTGCTCTACCCACTGGATCTCTACAATGATTCGGCCCTCTACGCCCTAACCATCTTCCGGAAGCAATTCCTTTACGACGAGGTAGAGGCCGAAGTCAATCTGTGCTTCGATCAGTTCGTATACAAACTAAGCGAACAGGTCTTCGCCCACTACAAACAACTAGCCGGCAGTATCTATCTGGACAAACGCTTCCGCGTCGAATGTGAGGTTCTCGGAATTAACTTCCAATCGCACCCGAGAAACAACCGGTACGAAACTCTCCTCAAGCAGCGGCACGTCCAACTGCTCGGACGCTCCATCGATTTGAACAAACTCATCACCCAGCGTATCAACGCCGACATGCAGAAAAGCTTGGAATTGGCGATCTGTCGTTTCGAAGCCAGTGACATAACCGGAGTGGTCGAACTGGAAGCCCTGCTCGCAGTTAACAAGCTCTGTCACAAACTCCTCTCCAGATTCCTCGCCCTGGATGATTTCGACGCCATGCTGAAGGAGGCCAACCACAACGTACTCGCTCCATACGGTCGCATCACGTTGCATGTCTTTGTTGAACTGAACTATGATTTTCTATCAAACTATTGCTACAATGCAGCTACTAATCGCTTTGTTCGCAACAAACTCCAGATCCCATTTTCGGGAGCGATCACTCGCGAGAAAGCTCCGGTCATGTCCCACTATTACCTGTGGGGTTCCAAACCACTTAATGCAGCCTTCTCCACTCAGTACGGCCAGTACACGGGTTTCGTCGGATCGTTCCACTTCCACGCAATGTGCCGCTTGCTGGGATATCAAGGAATCGCCGTTGTGATGGACATCATTCTGAAAGATATCGTCAAACCGTTGATTCAAGGCAATCTTCTCCAGTTCACCAAAACACTCATGTCCGCAATGCCAAAATCGTGCAAACTTCCACGCTGCGACTACGGGTCGCCCGGTGTGTTGAGCTACTACCAAGCCCATCTCGTCGACATCGTACAATATCCGGATGCGAAAACTGAGCTGTTTCAACTGTTTCGAGAATTGGGAAATTCGCTGCTATTTTGTTTGTTGATCGAACAAGCTCTTTCGCAGGAGGAGGTGTGCGATCTTTTGCATGCGGCCCCATTCCAGAACATTTTGCCGAGACCGTACTGCAAGGAGGGCGAGAAGCCGGAAACCAAGCAGAAACGCCTGGAGACGAAGTATGCATCACTGCAGATCGTGCCAAACATTGAGAAGTTGGGAACGGCTAAG CAAGCGATGATTGCCCGCGAAGGAGATCTGCTGACCCGCGAGCGCCTGTGCTGTGGTCTGAGCATCTTTGAAGTCATTCTCGGTCGTGTCAAATCATTCCTGGACGATCCGGTGTGGGCGGGCCCTCCGCCGGTTAACGGCGTAATGCACATTGACGAGTGCTCCGAGTTCCATCGGCTGTGGTCGGCGCTGCAATTCGTGTATTGCATCCCCGTGGCCGGAACCGAGTATACTGTGGA AGAACTGTTTGGCGAAGGACTTCATTGGGCCGGTTGTGCAATCATCATGCTGCTGAATCAGCAGCGAAAGTTCGAAGCGTTGGACTTTTGCTACCATATTTTACGCGTGCAACGCGTCGATGGCAAGGATGATACCGTGAAAGGAATT AATCTGAAACGCATGGTCGACCGCATCCGGCGCTTCCAGGTGCTGAACTCGCAAATTTTCGCGATCCTGAATAAGTATCTGAAGAGCAACGATGTGGAGGGTTCGAACGTGGAACACGTGCGATGTTTTCCGCCACCGCCACATCCGACGATGGTACCGTCGCACTATCACGATCCGAATAAACTGCGGGCGCAGTAA